GGACAAAAATGCGGATATGCAGGTAACAAAATTTGGCGCCAACAGTCAGCCGTATTATTTCTTTTTTGATGCCAATGAAAACAAGCTGATCGATCAGGGGTATGGTTACAACCCCAGCATCACTAATTTTCTTTCGTTATTGGAAGAAGCAAAAAGAAAATTTAAGGAAAGAGGTTTGGTAAAGGTCAATCATTAAGCAATAGCTAACTGAAGATGTTTTTGAAATTCAGCTATGTAATAAAGTCCATTATAATGCTTATGATAGATGTGAAAACAAATAGAGTTCAATCAGTCGGGGTGTAGGCTGTGCGTTGGTAATTTTGGCTCTTTGCAAAGTTGGCGTTTTGTCTGGGTTTTGTATGCCTTGAAATGTACTAAAAATAGCGAAGGGTCGGCAAGGTCATGTTATTTTAATTTAAGTAGGATGCTCTTTAGGGTGACATACAACGTTTGAGTTTATGCAGTGTGGGGTATAGGAGGGCTTAAAAATGTAGCGGAGAGAAATGTTAAGCCCGACCTGCTCCGACCTGTCCAGCGTTACTGAACGAAATTAAGAAATTACTTTTTAATGGCTACACTGACCCCCCGCATTGCATAAACATTTTGTTGTTGGCTGTATGGTTTCTCCTTACTTCATTAGAGTTGTGCCAATGGTCACCTGTTAATTTAAAATACTTTGTTCGTCGTGGGGTGATGGGATTTCGGAGCCGCATCGTCAAGCTACGACTATGGTGCCAAAGATTTCTGCACCACGTCCGCTCCGCTTTGGTAAGATGCAGTTATAGATAGGCTTATAATGCTTTTTATTGCCTAACAATTTCTACTCTTCTATTTAGTATTCTCCCTGCATCTGTTGTATTGGTTGCAACAGGGCACAATGATCCTACTCCCTCTGGCATAAGACGGGAATAATCAATTTTTCCTTTTGTAACCAGAAATTCTACCACCGCTTTTGCTCTTTCTTTTGAAAGGGTAATATTTGACGCAAAAACACCTGTGTTATCTGTATGCCCTACAACGATAATTTTTACCGATTTATTCGAAACAAGATATTCAATAACAGTTTGCAGGGTCTTTTCAGATTCAGATTTGATGGTCGCCTTATTCACATCAAATAGAATACCGTAGAGGGCTATCTTACCATCCCTGTCAATGGCATCTTTCATATCTATCTTGATATCTTGTTGCATAGGTTCTGCTTCTAGCATCTCAACTATATAATTGCTGACATCTGAAGAATTACCTGCTGTAAGTTTTAGAAACACCTCCTTTCCATCAACGCTGGCCTTGAACATG
This sequence is a window from Chitinophagaceae bacterium. Protein-coding genes within it:
- a CDS encoding OmpA family protein produces the protein MNKLLFALLMMSTSFCYAQDKKGCETVEPSYMNRLPGYRINSCEESEYKEPGFIYYAGSPAKAIKIEKGVKYRKITYFKNEGETRKFSSSQILNNYLNAITKVKGVELSTDKTMFKASVDGKEVFLKLTAGNSSDVSNYIVEMLEAEPMQQDIKIDMKDAIDRDGKIALYGILFDVNKATIKSESEKTLQTVIEYLVSNKSVKIIVVGHTDNTGVFASNITLSKERAKAVVEFLVTKGKIDYSRLMPEGVGSLCPVATNTTDAGRILNRRVEIVRQ